A stretch of the Ornithodoros turicata isolate Travis chromosome 4, ASM3712646v1, whole genome shotgun sequence genome encodes the following:
- the LOC135392160 gene encoding uncharacterized protein LOC135392160 isoform X2, producing MVVYRASEEQGSARKRNKRNKLMKDVVPVITWWMTMLQVFSEQYTICHWNIPPSTCSILRIVTAALRRRLQNLSLESFSGIKTCVSFVPLTLVGVTLLLTLVGGLSDSVLHSSGLTSSSGSSLSVSLVLMSTGATLYKESLEPMSRARRTMVALCSGLMPDPTPMNKSTRPATRSNVPRYMRSLMRSSRRTTLGNSRRPTELSVLMLAPVLGRPPGERVLMGLSPLHISISFYNYSANRDILFTSAAENLKNGKELPAVRF from the exons ATGGTCGTGTATAGGGCTTCGGAGGAACAAGGTTCGGCAAGAAAACGAAACAAG CGAAACAAACTGATGAAAGATGTAGTCCCTGTTATCACCTGGTGGATGACAATGCTGCAAGTCTTCAGTGAGCAGTATACCATCTGTCACTGGAACATTCCTCCCAGCACCTGTAGTATTCTCCGAATAGTAACAGCAGCGCTCAGAAGAAGACTTCAGAACCTGTCCTTGGAATCATTCTCAGGTATCAAAACCTGCGTTTCATTCGTCCCGTTGACGCTGGTTGGCGTGACGCTGTTACTCACTTTGGTCGGCGGACTTTCCGATTCTGTCTTGCACTCCTCCGGCTTAACCTCATCCTCAGGCTCTTCCTTAAGCGTCTCTCTCGTCTTGATGTCTACCGGAGCGACGCTATACAAGGAGTCCCTGGAACCGATGAGTCGTGCCCGTCGCACGATGGTCGCACTGTGTTCCGGG CTGATGCCCGATCCGACGCCGATGAACAAGAGTACCAGGCCGGCGACAAGAAGTAATGTGCCGAGGTACATGAGAAGCCTCATGCGTTCTTCTCGGAGGACGACGCTCGGGAATTCGCGACGCCCAACGGAACTGAGTGTGCTCATGCTGGCGCCTGTCTTGGGTCGCCCTCCTG GTGAACGTGTGTTGATGGGACTTTCTCCACTTCATATCTCAATCTCCTTCTATAACTACTCGGCAAATCGAGATATACTCTTCACGTCTGCAGCTGAAAACTTGAAGAATGGGAAGGAACTGCCGGCTGTCAGATTCTAA
- the LOC135392160 gene encoding uncharacterized protein LOC135392160 isoform X1 has protein sequence MLFSLHQETDLVKLFRHTKLHSFIDCVLSISIPMVVYRASEEQGSARKRNKRNKLMKDVVPVITWWMTMLQVFSEQYTICHWNIPPSTCSILRIVTAALRRRLQNLSLESFSGIKTCVSFVPLTLVGVTLLLTLVGGLSDSVLHSSGLTSSSGSSLSVSLVLMSTGATLYKESLEPMSRARRTMVALCSGLMPDPTPMNKSTRPATRSNVPRYMRSLMRSSRRTTLGNSRRPTELSVLMLAPVLGRPPGERVLMGLSPLHISISFYNYSANRDILFTSAAENLKNGKELPAVRF, from the exons ATGCTCTTCTCACTCCATCAGGAAACCGATCTCGTCAAGCTGTTCCGACACACGAAGCTCCACTCTTTCATTGACTGCGTATTGTCAATTTCCATTCCGATGGTCGTGTATAGGGCTTCGGAGGAACAAGGTTCGGCAAGAAAACGAAACAAG CGAAACAAACTGATGAAAGATGTAGTCCCTGTTATCACCTGGTGGATGACAATGCTGCAAGTCTTCAGTGAGCAGTATACCATCTGTCACTGGAACATTCCTCCCAGCACCTGTAGTATTCTCCGAATAGTAACAGCAGCGCTCAGAAGAAGACTTCAGAACCTGTCCTTGGAATCATTCTCAGGTATCAAAACCTGCGTTTCATTCGTCCCGTTGACGCTGGTTGGCGTGACGCTGTTACTCACTTTGGTCGGCGGACTTTCCGATTCTGTCTTGCACTCCTCCGGCTTAACCTCATCCTCAGGCTCTTCCTTAAGCGTCTCTCTCGTCTTGATGTCTACCGGAGCGACGCTATACAAGGAGTCCCTGGAACCGATGAGTCGTGCCCGTCGCACGATGGTCGCACTGTGTTCCGGG CTGATGCCCGATCCGACGCCGATGAACAAGAGTACCAGGCCGGCGACAAGAAGTAATGTGCCGAGGTACATGAGAAGCCTCATGCGTTCTTCTCGGAGGACGACGCTCGGGAATTCGCGACGCCCAACGGAACTGAGTGTGCTCATGCTGGCGCCTGTCTTGGGTCGCCCTCCTG GTGAACGTGTGTTGATGGGACTTTCTCCACTTCATATCTCAATCTCCTTCTATAACTACTCGGCAAATCGAGATATACTCTTCACGTCTGCAGCTGAAAACTTGAAGAATGGGAAGGAACTGCCGGCTGTCAGATTCTAA
- the LOC135392160 gene encoding uncharacterized protein LOC135392160 isoform X3: protein MLFSLHQETDLVKLFRHTKLHSFIDCVLSISIPMVVYRASEEQGSARKRNKRNKLMKDVVPVITWWMTMLQVFSEQYTICHWNIPPSTCSILRIVTAALRRRLQNLSLESFSGSSLSVSLVLMSTGATLYKESLEPMSRARRTMVALCSGLMPDPTPMNKSTRPATRSNVPRYMRSLMRSSRRTTLGNSRRPTELSVLMLAPVLGRPPGERVLMGLSPLHISISFYNYSANRDILFTSAAENLKNGKELPAVRF, encoded by the exons ATGCTCTTCTCACTCCATCAGGAAACCGATCTCGTCAAGCTGTTCCGACACACGAAGCTCCACTCTTTCATTGACTGCGTATTGTCAATTTCCATTCCGATGGTCGTGTATAGGGCTTCGGAGGAACAAGGTTCGGCAAGAAAACGAAACAAG CGAAACAAACTGATGAAAGATGTAGTCCCTGTTATCACCTGGTGGATGACAATGCTGCAAGTCTTCAGTGAGCAGTATACCATCTGTCACTGGAACATTCCTCCCAGCACCTGTAGTATTCTCCGAATAGTAACAGCAGCGCTCAGAAGAAGACTTCAGAACCTGTCCTTGGAATCATTCTCAG GCTCTTCCTTAAGCGTCTCTCTCGTCTTGATGTCTACCGGAGCGACGCTATACAAGGAGTCCCTGGAACCGATGAGTCGTGCCCGTCGCACGATGGTCGCACTGTGTTCCGGG CTGATGCCCGATCCGACGCCGATGAACAAGAGTACCAGGCCGGCGACAAGAAGTAATGTGCCGAGGTACATGAGAAGCCTCATGCGTTCTTCTCGGAGGACGACGCTCGGGAATTCGCGACGCCCAACGGAACTGAGTGTGCTCATGCTGGCGCCTGTCTTGGGTCGCCCTCCTG GTGAACGTGTGTTGATGGGACTTTCTCCACTTCATATCTCAATCTCCTTCTATAACTACTCGGCAAATCGAGATATACTCTTCACGTCTGCAGCTGAAAACTTGAAGAATGGGAAGGAACTGCCGGCTGTCAGATTCTAA